A single window of Acetohalobium arabaticum DSM 5501 DNA harbors:
- a CDS encoding MBL fold metallo-hydrolase, with the protein MKIKLLVEDTVYRSELLAEHGLALWVEYNEETFLFDTGQGKVILHNAEKLNVNLDSITKVFLSHGHYDHTGGLEKVLSVNSEVHVYGHPELFIPKYSNQNGELSKKGSEIAKSDIKNFTPVTETVEVTEGVWIIGEVPNSSEFEKFNPDYKRHINKRDTDLITDEFKDDQTVFFETSQGLVILLGCSHAGVVNILEYIKEFTNGQKIHAIIGGMHLISADEGRIKKTVDYLATLDFDLLVPLHCTGFTAVKAMKEAFGERVLIQQTGHKLEIAD; encoded by the coding sequence TTGAAGATTAAGCTGCTTGTAGAAGATACTGTTTACAGATCAGAGCTATTAGCGGAGCATGGTCTTGCTTTATGGGTAGAATATAATGAAGAAACATTCTTATTTGATACTGGTCAAGGAAAAGTTATATTACATAATGCTGAAAAGTTAAATGTTAATTTAGACTCTATAACTAAAGTTTTTCTAAGTCATGGACATTATGATCATACTGGGGGATTAGAGAAGGTATTAAGTGTTAATTCTGAAGTCCATGTTTATGGCCACCCGGAACTTTTTATTCCAAAGTATAGTAATCAGAATGGAGAATTAAGTAAGAAAGGAAGTGAAATAGCTAAAAGTGATATTAAGAACTTCACTCCTGTAACAGAGACTGTTGAGGTTACTGAAGGAGTTTGGATTATCGGTGAAGTACCTAACAGTTCCGAGTTTGAAAAGTTTAATCCGGATTATAAACGCCATATAAATAAAAGAGATACTGATTTGATAACTGATGAATTTAAAGATGATCAGACGGTATTCTTTGAGACTTCCCAGGGATTGGTAATTCTGTTAGGTTGCAGCCATGCTGGAGTGGTGAATATTTTAGAGTATATAAAAGAGTTTACTAACGGTCAAAAGATTCATGCAATTATTGGGGGCATGCATCTTATTTCAGCTGATGAAGGGAGAATCAAAAAAACGGTTGATTATCTGGCTACATTGGACTTTGATTTGTTGGTTCCTCTCCACTGTACAGGTTTTACAGCAGTTAAAGCTATGAAAGAAGCATTTGGTGAGCGAGTCTTAATTCAGCAGACAGGTCATAAATTAGAAATTGCTGACTAG
- a CDS encoding ABC transporter substrate-binding protein: MEKKYIAVFLLVVISAASLVSGQALAESNDMIILGEADWPGIRAKNAVAVHVLETIGYSVETQTGADPIMYQGLAQGDIDAYLGSWMPSMENTRKELKDKINVVATNMDEGIYTMAVPEYVWEAGVRSYADLDKHADKFNHKMYVGPAGWASSKTMAKAVKKDIYGLGDWQAVNSSQSAMMAQVKRSVRREEWIVFIGWQPHWMNYILDIKYLKDPKGLWVSPESWVDTITRTGFKEDHPEVNKFLKQFKVDVEANDKWIYEVGKNSRDSKEVAREWITENMDVVKGWLEGVKAQNGKKAAEVLEEKLTE; this comes from the coding sequence GTGGAGAAAAAGTACATAGCTGTGTTTTTGTTGGTTGTAATTAGTGCTGCTAGTTTGGTTTCGGGTCAGGCATTAGCTGAGTCAAATGATATGATAATTTTAGGTGAAGCTGATTGGCCTGGAATTAGAGCTAAGAATGCAGTTGCAGTTCATGTTTTAGAAACAATTGGCTATAGTGTAGAAACACAGACTGGAGCAGATCCTATTATGTATCAGGGATTAGCTCAGGGTGATATAGATGCATATTTAGGTTCTTGGATGCCATCAATGGAGAATACTAGAAAAGAATTGAAGGATAAAATCAATGTTGTGGCTACTAATATGGATGAAGGGATTTATACTATGGCAGTTCCTGAGTATGTCTGGGAAGCCGGCGTTAGAAGTTATGCTGACTTGGATAAGCATGCAGATAAGTTCAACCATAAAATGTATGTTGGACCTGCTGGTTGGGCTTCATCAAAGACTATGGCTAAAGCAGTAAAGAAAGATATTTATGGTCTGGGAGACTGGCAAGCAGTAAATAGCAGCCAATCAGCTATGATGGCACAAGTAAAGAGATCGGTAAGAAGAGAAGAATGGATTGTCTTTATCGGTTGGCAGCCTCACTGGATGAATTATATTTTAGATATTAAGTATCTAAAGGATCCAAAGGGCTTATGGGTAAGTCCAGAATCCTGGGTGGATACTATAACTAGAACAGGATTTAAGGAAGATCATCCGGAAGTAAATAAATTCTTGAAGCAGTTTAAGGTCGATGTTGAAGCCAATGATAAATGGATCTATGAAGTAGGAAAGAACAGTAGAGATTCTAAAGAGGTAGCGCGGGAATGGATTACAGAAAATATGGATGTAGTAAAAGGCTGGTTAGAAGGAGTTAAAGCCCAGAATGGTAAGAAAGCGGCTGAAGTTTTAGAAGAAAAGCTTACTGAATAA
- the nadE gene encoding NAD(+) synthase, with translation MLSDRIVEWMQKEVEKRGANGAILGLSGGVDSSVVAGLIKEAFGDNTLGVLLPTDGSIDKDTEYAKLVADEFNLETVTVNLGEVYDVFEGKLSEADVEEADVSHWPQTKLDASGTGNRAGDNMKPRLRMVSLHYLAEKMNYVVMGTSNKSEVITGYYTNNGDNATDLRPLGDLLKTEVWELAREVGVPEEIIERPPSAGLREGEADEDEIGISYKKLDAIYKALKDDKDLSKFETEKVKRVQELVNAAKDKEEVPVFEK, from the coding sequence ATGTTGTCTGATAGGATTGTAGAATGGATGCAGAAAGAAGTAGAGAAGCGGGGAGCTAATGGGGCAATATTAGGACTTAGTGGAGGAGTTGACTCTTCAGTAGTTGCTGGTTTGATTAAAGAAGCATTCGGTGATAATACTTTGGGAGTTTTGCTACCTACTGATGGTAGTATTGATAAAGATACAGAATATGCCAAGTTAGTTGCTGATGAGTTTAATTTAGAGACAGTTACAGTTAATCTTGGGGAAGTATATGATGTATTTGAAGGTAAATTATCTGAAGCAGATGTAGAGGAAGCTGATGTAAGCCATTGGCCGCAGACTAAACTGGATGCCAGTGGAACTGGAAATCGGGCTGGAGATAATATGAAGCCGCGGCTTAGAATGGTTAGTCTACATTACTTAGCAGAAAAGATGAATTATGTTGTAATGGGAACTAGTAATAAGAGCGAAGTTATCACTGGTTACTATACAAATAACGGTGATAATGCTACAGACCTTCGTCCACTAGGAGATTTATTAAAGACAGAAGTCTGGGAGTTAGCCCGGGAAGTAGGAGTACCAGAAGAGATTATTGAGCGTCCTCCTTCAGCTGGTTTGCGAGAAGGAGAGGCCGATGAAGATGAGATTGGGATTAGCTATAAAAAGTTAGATGCTATTTATAAAGCTCTTAAAGATGATAAAGATCTAAGTAAATTTGAAACTGAAAAGGTTAAGCGAGTACAGGAATTAGTTAATGCTGCTAAAGATAAGGAAGAAGTTCCTGTATTTGAAAAGTAG
- a CDS encoding sodium:calcium antiporter, with the protein MLKLWLIFLLAAVFIIIAGTKLSKYGDIIAIKTGLGQALVGSILMAGATSLPEVMTSSTAAIIGAPNIAIGNVFGSNTFNLMVLALVDLVHGSGPFMLKVHSKHILSALLGILLSVFATLFILVGYLSELNIEFLGIGLGPVLIVAVYLIGTRLIFRYEKKNNVEEEEEELLDLDISLNKAVLAFTIAAVVIIISGIYLSSTADKIAELSGLDESFMGTILVAAATSLPEMVAALAAIRINAYDMAVGNVFGSNIFNMVIISIIDLSYREGSVLAAVSLSHAVTAVLGVILSSIAVIGLFYRSKKTFITIGWDSVAISITYLFGAYLLFRLGVNF; encoded by the coding sequence TTGTTAAAATTATGGCTTATATTTTTATTAGCTGCAGTTTTTATTATTATAGCAGGTACTAAATTATCTAAATATGGAGATATAATAGCTATTAAGACTGGATTAGGTCAGGCTTTAGTAGGTAGTATTCTAATGGCAGGTGCAACTTCTTTACCGGAAGTAATGACTAGTTCTACTGCTGCTATTATTGGAGCGCCTAATATTGCAATAGGTAATGTTTTTGGAAGTAATACCTTTAATTTGATGGTTTTAGCTTTGGTAGATTTGGTTCATGGTTCGGGTCCATTTATGTTAAAGGTGCATTCAAAGCATATTTTATCTGCTTTATTGGGAATCTTATTATCAGTCTTTGCAACTTTATTTATATTAGTAGGCTATCTAAGTGAATTAAATATTGAATTTTTGGGAATAGGGCTAGGTCCAGTTCTTATTGTAGCAGTCTATTTGATTGGAACTAGATTGATTTTTCGTTATGAAAAGAAGAATAATGTTGAGGAGGAGGAAGAAGAATTATTAGATTTAGATATTTCTTTAAATAAAGCAGTCTTGGCCTTTACTATAGCTGCAGTAGTAATTATCATTTCAGGTATTTATTTATCCTCAACAGCAGATAAGATTGCTGAACTTAGCGGTTTAGATGAAAGTTTCATGGGAACTATACTGGTAGCTGCTGCAACTTCCCTGCCGGAGATGGTAGCTGCTTTAGCGGCAATTAGGATCAATGCTTATGATATGGCTGTAGGAAATGTCTTCGGCAGTAATATTTTCAATATGGTGATTATTTCTATTATCGATCTCTCTTATAGAGAAGGTTCTGTATTGGCTGCTGTTTCTCTATCACATGCTGTTACGGCTGTATTAGGAGTGATTTTAAGCAGTATTGCAGTAATAGGACTCTTTTACCGTTCAAAGAAGACCTTCATAACTATAGGCTGGGATTCTGTAGCAATTTCAATTACTTATCTTTTTGGAGCTTATTTATTATTTAGATTAGGTGTTAATTTTTAA
- a CDS encoding TetR/AcrR family transcriptional regulator, with translation MIEIQNNDIKKIRIAKLFIEATAQIIDEEGIEEVTIRKIAKITGYNSATIYNYFDNCNQLISFAAMKFINDYVQALPDYIDEVSNPLERTISVWQCFCEYCFKKPQIYYAIFTANIGDKPENLICNYYTLFPEELGDPPQDLVPMLMESNFSKRCEKLLQPCIQEGYFTPEKAKEINELIRLVYQGMLSLIINNRLNYSTEEAVQRTMQHIKTILKKRANTSK, from the coding sequence ATGATTGAAATACAAAATAACGATATCAAAAAAATAAGGATCGCAAAACTTTTTATTGAAGCAACTGCTCAAATTATTGATGAAGAAGGAATTGAAGAAGTTACTATTAGAAAGATAGCTAAAATCACTGGATATAATAGTGCTACTATCTATAATTACTTTGATAACTGTAACCAATTAATTTCTTTTGCTGCTATGAAATTCATTAATGATTATGTACAAGCTTTACCTGACTACATAGATGAAGTTAGTAATCCACTAGAGCGAACTATATCAGTCTGGCAATGCTTCTGTGAATACTGTTTTAAAAAACCACAAATTTATTATGCAATTTTTACCGCCAATATCGGTGATAAACCTGAAAATTTAATTTGCAACTACTATACCCTCTTTCCTGAAGAATTAGGTGATCCCCCTCAAGATTTAGTTCCTATGTTAATGGAGTCTAACTTCTCTAAACGGTGTGAAAAATTACTTCAGCCGTGCATTCAGGAAGGATATTTTACACCAGAAAAAGCTAAAGAAATTAATGAACTAATTAGATTGGTTTATCAGGGAATGCTCTCTTTAATAATCAATAATAGACTAAATTACTCTACAGAAGAAGCTGTACAACGAACTATGCAGCATATTAAAACAATCTTAAAGAAAAGAGCAAATACTTCTAAATAG
- the grdD gene encoding glycine/sarcosine/betaine reductase complex component C subunit alpha: MANKEAKKKVANVFNQVADAIETGQFGAKTKVGITTLGSEHGVEEIVKGAEMAHNKHQDLEVKLIGPDVDTELSVIYETDCEETAHDKMEELLQAGKIDACVTNHFNFPIGVSTVGRVVTPGLGREMLLATSTGSSATNRITAMVKNAIYGITAAKALGNENPSVGILNVDGARQVEQALKELKDNGYEINFSETVRADGGCVMRGNDLLQGSADIMVTDTLTGNLLMKVFGAFTTGGSYESLGYGYGPGVGEDYDQIINIISRASGAPVIAGAIRYAADAAQGELTKVAQQEFKAAKDAGLEEIIEDIESSNSAAEEEVSAPPAKTVDEEISGIDILTLDDAKAALWKEGIYAETGMGCTGPVVMVASEDEEEAMEILTDEGFIG; encoded by the coding sequence ATGGCCAACAAAGAAGCAAAAAAGAAAGTAGCTAATGTCTTTAATCAAGTGGCAGATGCTATAGAGACCGGTCAGTTTGGAGCTAAAACTAAAGTAGGGATTACCACTTTAGGTAGTGAACACGGAGTAGAAGAGATAGTCAAGGGGGCAGAGATGGCCCATAATAAGCATCAAGACCTTGAAGTAAAGTTAATAGGTCCTGATGTAGATACAGAACTATCAGTAATTTATGAAACAGACTGTGAAGAGACAGCCCATGATAAGATGGAAGAATTGCTGCAGGCAGGTAAGATAGATGCCTGTGTAACCAATCACTTTAACTTTCCCATCGGCGTCTCCACAGTAGGAAGAGTCGTAACACCCGGTTTAGGAAGAGAGATGCTGTTGGCTACTTCGACAGGTAGTTCAGCTACTAATCGGATTACAGCCATGGTGAAGAATGCAATTTACGGTATCACTGCCGCTAAAGCATTAGGTAATGAGAATCCAAGTGTAGGAATTTTGAATGTTGACGGCGCTCGACAGGTAGAACAGGCTCTTAAGGAATTAAAAGATAATGGTTATGAAATCAACTTCAGTGAAACAGTTCGTGCCGACGGCGGCTGTGTAATGCGCGGAAATGATCTCTTACAGGGTTCAGCCGATATAATGGTAACAGATACTTTAACCGGTAATCTATTGATGAAAGTATTTGGAGCCTTCACCACTGGAGGCAGCTACGAATCATTAGGCTACGGTTATGGTCCGGGAGTAGGCGAAGACTATGATCAGATTATCAACATCATTTCCCGAGCCTCCGGAGCACCAGTAATTGCCGGAGCCATTCGCTATGCAGCCGACGCAGCTCAGGGAGAACTTACTAAAGTAGCCCAACAAGAATTTAAAGCAGCCAAGGATGCAGGCCTAGAAGAGATTATTGAAGATATAGAAAGCAGTAATTCGGCAGCTGAAGAAGAAGTTTCAGCTCCGCCAGCTAAAACGGTAGATGAAGAGATTTCAGGAATAGATATCTTAACCTTAGATGATGCCAAGGCAGCCCTCTGGAAAGAAGGAATCTATGCCGAGACAGGCATGGGCTGTACAGGACCTGTAGTAATGGTAGCTAGTGAAGATGAAGAAGAAGCTATGGAGATTCTTACTGATGAAGGATTTATTGGTTAA
- the grdC gene encoding glycine/sarcosine/betaine reductase complex component C subunit beta → MSEAVLKGSSYVLVHAANTLLEHGSTQTSERAQNPDSEYLKQAPEFLRSYEEVVSYGPNQSYIGNMSIKDLEDIERPWYENNVDDASRFSDWGEIMPEDEFYGVMKMADSFDLVQLSEDFAKDVKDKLADHSLLEDNLDQIEGTAVDSIQEMVDEHTAEPLYLDGELIGCVKQAHDTDVNLNAHTMLENTVVKASGILSMLHLGKQEEIDLAEVDYVIEVSEEACGDINQRGGGNFAKSIAEMAGCKQATGSDTRSFCAGPAHGLIHAAGLVKSGMFDNVVVVAGGSTAKLGMNGKDHVKNEMPILEDCLGGFAVLVSEDDGKSPVIRTDAVGRHTVDTGSSPQAVISSLVTEPLDNIDLGITDIDKYSVEMQNPDITEPAGAGNVPESNYKMIAALGVKRGDLEKKELPNFVDEHGMPGFAPTQGHIPSGVPFIGHARREMLAGEMERSMIIGKGSLFLGRMTNLFDGVSFIMEANEGQDSNETGVSEDEIKGIVAKAMRNLSDSLLADEE, encoded by the coding sequence ATGAGTGAAGCAGTATTAAAAGGAAGCAGTTATGTATTAGTTCATGCTGCTAATACTTTATTAGAACATGGATCCACACAAACATCAGAGAGAGCACAGAATCCAGATAGTGAATATCTAAAGCAAGCACCAGAATTTTTAAGAAGTTATGAAGAGGTAGTAAGTTATGGTCCAAACCAGTCCTATATTGGAAATATGTCAATAAAAGATTTAGAGGATATTGAACGTCCTTGGTATGAGAATAATGTTGATGATGCCAGCCGGTTCAGTGACTGGGGCGAGATTATGCCTGAAGATGAATTTTATGGAGTAATGAAGATGGCTGACAGCTTTGATTTAGTACAACTAAGTGAAGACTTTGCCAAAGATGTAAAAGATAAATTAGCAGATCATAGTTTATTAGAAGATAATTTAGATCAAATAGAAGGTACAGCTGTTGATTCCATTCAAGAGATGGTAGATGAACATACTGCTGAACCTCTATACTTAGATGGAGAATTAATCGGCTGTGTTAAACAGGCCCATGATACAGATGTTAACCTCAATGCCCATACTATGTTAGAGAATACAGTAGTTAAGGCTTCAGGAATACTTTCTATGCTCCACTTAGGTAAGCAGGAAGAAATCGATTTAGCCGAGGTAGACTATGTAATCGAAGTATCCGAGGAAGCCTGCGGTGATATTAATCAGCGCGGCGGAGGCAACTTTGCTAAATCAATAGCAGAAATGGCCGGCTGTAAGCAGGCTACTGGTTCAGATACTAGAAGCTTCTGTGCTGGACCTGCTCATGGTTTAATCCATGCTGCTGGTTTAGTTAAATCAGGTATGTTTGATAATGTAGTAGTAGTAGCCGGTGGTTCGACAGCTAAGTTAGGTATGAATGGAAAAGACCACGTTAAGAATGAAATGCCTATTTTAGAAGACTGTTTAGGCGGCTTTGCTGTCTTGGTCAGTGAAGATGACGGTAAGAGTCCAGTTATCAGAACAGATGCTGTAGGTCGTCATACAGTGGATACAGGGTCTTCTCCACAAGCAGTAATCTCTTCTTTAGTAACTGAACCGTTGGATAACATAGACCTAGGAATTACAGATATCGATAAATATTCAGTAGAAATGCAGAATCCAGATATTACAGAACCAGCAGGTGCAGGTAATGTACCAGAATCTAACTATAAGATGATTGCTGCCCTGGGAGTTAAGCGGGGAGATTTAGAGAAAAAAGAGCTACCTAATTTTGTAGATGAACACGGTATGCCCGGCTTTGCACCAACACAGGGACACATTCCATCGGGAGTACCCTTTATTGGCCATGCTCGCCGTGAGATGTTAGCAGGCGAGATGGAGCGGAGCATGATTATCGGTAAAGGAAGTCTATTTTTAGGTAGAATGACTAACTTATTTGATGGTGTATCCTTTATTATGGAAGCAAATGAAGGACAGGATAGCAACGAGACAGGAGTCAGTGAAGACGAGATTAAAGGTATCGTAGCTAAGGCAATGCGTAACCTATCTGATTCCTTACTAGCTGATGAAGAATAA
- the trxA gene encoding thioredoxin TrxA, whose amino-acid sequence MIEVDKENYEEEVLEVEGPVMVDYWGEGCDHCLELMPGVEDLAEKYGDDMKFCKLNIKGNRRLAMSQQVMGLPSMVFYVDGEKVEHLSGDDLTIEEIEEEIKQHI is encoded by the coding sequence ATGATTGAAGTAGACAAGGAGAATTATGAAGAGGAAGTATTAGAAGTAGAAGGACCAGTAATGGTAGATTACTGGGGAGAAGGTTGTGACCACTGTTTAGAATTAATGCCTGGAGTTGAGGACTTAGCTGAAAAGTATGGCGATGATATGAAGTTCTGTAAGTTAAATATTAAAGGTAACCGCCGTTTAGCTATGAGCCAGCAGGTTATGGGCTTACCATCAATGGTATTCTATGTTGATGGAGAAAAGGTAGAACACTTAAGTGGCGACGACTTAACAATTGAAGAGATTGAGGAAGAGATTAAGCAGCATATTTAA
- the trxB gene encoding thioredoxin-disulfide reductase — MNKEYDVLIIGGGPAGLSAGMYASRSKLDTLLLETGDVGGQPKSYEEMENYPGVLDASAPELMDNFKEHAEKFGTEIKEGEVKEIDADGFVKTVTTKEGVEYKAKSIILATGAEPRRLGVEGEEEFKGKGVSYCATCDADFFVDLEVAVVGNGNSAIEEALYLTKFASKVTVIVIHEEGTMDADKIYQERAYENDKIEFVWNSTVDRIEGDGLVDKAVLKNIKTGDLTDFECDGIFIFIGRVPSTDFVEDTVELTDNGYIKVDDTLETSKPGVFAAGDVREKYLRQVVTAAADGATTATAAGGYIEEEEYWQENVLEADEDVLVAFWSPTNEESMDMTNKLENMDLDAKLVKIDTYKNMRISNRYEVTEIPTLLKLQDGEVVEKLIQPTVDELEEII; from the coding sequence ATGAATAAAGAATATGATGTATTAATTATTGGCGGCGGACCAGCAGGTCTATCAGCTGGGATGTATGCTTCTCGTTCCAAGTTAGATACATTACTGTTAGAAACAGGCGATGTAGGCGGGCAGCCAAAAAGTTATGAAGAGATGGAAAATTATCCTGGTGTGCTTGATGCTAGCGCTCCTGAGTTAATGGACAATTTTAAAGAACATGCCGAAAAATTTGGAACTGAGATAAAAGAAGGCGAAGTAAAAGAGATAGATGCAGATGGCTTTGTTAAAACTGTAACTACTAAAGAGGGAGTTGAGTACAAGGCCAAGAGTATAATCCTAGCTACTGGAGCTGAGCCAAGAAGATTAGGCGTCGAAGGCGAAGAAGAATTTAAAGGTAAAGGAGTATCTTACTGTGCAACCTGTGATGCCGACTTCTTTGTTGATCTAGAAGTAGCTGTCGTAGGTAATGGTAATTCAGCTATCGAAGAAGCTCTATATTTAACTAAGTTTGCCAGCAAAGTAACAGTTATTGTCATCCATGAGGAAGGAACTATGGATGCCGACAAGATTTATCAAGAGAGAGCTTATGAGAATGATAAGATAGAGTTTGTCTGGAATTCAACTGTAGATAGAATCGAAGGCGACGGCTTAGTAGATAAAGCAGTCCTTAAGAATATCAAAACAGGTGACTTAACTGATTTTGAATGTGATGGTATCTTTATCTTCATCGGTCGGGTTCCCAGCACAGACTTTGTAGAGGATACAGTGGAACTAACAGATAATGGCTATATTAAAGTTGATGATACATTAGAAACTAGTAAACCAGGCGTCTTTGCTGCCGGAGATGTAAGAGAGAAATATCTACGTCAGGTAGTAACAGCCGCAGCCGATGGAGCAACAACAGCTACAGCTGCCGGAGGCTATATTGAGGAAGAAGAATACTGGCAGGAGAATGTATTAGAGGCAGATGAAGACGTATTAGTAGCTTTCTGGAGTCCTACTAATGAGGAAAGCATGGACATGACAAATAAGTTAGAGAATATGGATTTAGATGCTAAGTTAGTTAAGATAGATACTTATAAGAATATGAGAATTTCTAATCGTTATGAAGTAACAGAGATTCCAACTCTGCTTAAGCTGCAGGATGGCGAAGTTGTAGAAAAGCTTATTCAACCTACAGTTGATGAATTAGAAGAGATTATTTAA
- a CDS encoding glycine betaine uptake BCCT transporter has translation MNKKIGTVFYISLIITLIVASWGIFAPVHFEKVANSIFHFLTTNFGWLYLLAASSFVFFGIALASSRYGKVKLGKDDEEPEYDTLSWFAMLFSAGMGIGLVFWGVAEPISHFLHPPVGAGGTAKAAEKAMTYSFFHWGFHAWGCYSILAMTLAYFQFRKETPALISKTFKPLLGDKINGPLGKTIDILTVLATVAGVATSLGLGTIQINGGLNYLFGIPISSLVQVGIILLITVIYIVTAISGLDKGIKAIANLNLRVALILLVTVIIIGPTAKIFNMLTSGIGGYLSNLFNLGFNTRIYTNPDWMGSWTIFYLAWWIAWAPFVGTFIARISRGRTIREFVGGVLAVPSLASMIWFAAFGTSAINLNFTGSEKVVEAASKNVSTALFEIFAHYPLGFWISVVTIFLVFTFFITSANSATFVLAMISSKGDLNPTNKVKSVWGVVQAGLAIGLLISGGLEALQIASIAGAFPFAIIMILMCVSLYKSLREEELNS, from the coding sequence ATGAATAAAAAAATAGGTACAGTTTTTTATATTTCATTAATTATTACTTTAATTGTTGCTAGTTGGGGAATATTTGCTCCAGTTCATTTTGAAAAAGTAGCTAATAGTATTTTTCATTTTTTAACTACTAATTTTGGATGGTTGTATTTATTAGCAGCTTCAAGTTTTGTGTTTTTTGGTATAGCATTGGCTAGTAGTAGGTACGGTAAAGTTAAGTTAGGAAAGGATGATGAAGAACCAGAATATGATACACTTTCTTGGTTTGCTATGTTATTCAGTGCCGGGATGGGAATTGGACTAGTTTTTTGGGGAGTTGCTGAACCAATTTCTCATTTTTTGCATCCACCAGTAGGTGCAGGTGGAACTGCTAAAGCAGCTGAGAAGGCAATGACTTATTCCTTTTTTCATTGGGGATTTCATGCCTGGGGATGTTATAGTATTTTAGCTATGACCTTAGCTTACTTTCAATTTAGAAAGGAAACGCCAGCCTTAATAAGTAAAACTTTTAAGCCATTGCTTGGTGACAAAATTAATGGTCCTTTGGGAAAAACAATTGATATATTAACAGTTTTGGCTACAGTAGCAGGAGTTGCTACTTCTTTAGGATTAGGTACAATTCAGATTAATGGTGGACTCAATTATTTATTTGGTATTCCTATTAGTTCTTTGGTACAAGTTGGAATCATTTTATTAATTACTGTAATTTATATTGTGACTGCAATAAGTGGTTTGGATAAGGGAATTAAGGCAATTGCTAATTTGAACTTAAGAGTTGCTCTTATCCTACTGGTAACTGTTATAATAATTGGGCCGACAGCTAAAATTTTCAATATGTTGACTTCTGGAATAGGAGGTTATTTGAGTAATTTATTTAATTTAGGATTTAATACTCGTATTTACACTAATCCTGATTGGATGGGAAGTTGGACGATCTTTTATTTAGCTTGGTGGATTGCTTGGGCTCCTTTCGTAGGTACTTTTATTGCTCGAATTTCAAGAGGAAGAACAATCAGAGAGTTTGTAGGAGGAGTTTTAGCAGTTCCTAGTTTAGCAAGTATGATTTGGTTTGCTGCATTTGGTACTTCAGCTATTAATTTGAATTTTACTGGTTCCGAAAAAGTAGTTGAAGCTGCTTCCAAGAATGTTTCTACTGCATTATTTGAAATTTTTGCTCATTATCCATTAGGTTTTTGGATTTCAGTAGTAACTATTTTCTTAGTATTTACTTTCTTTATTACATCAGCCAACTCAGCTACTTTTGTATTAGCTATGATTTCATCTAAAGGAGATTTAAATCCAACTAATAAAGTTAAAAGTGTTTGGGGAGTTGTACAAGCCGGTTTAGCTATTGGTTTATTGATTTCTGGTGGATTAGAAGCTTTACAAATTGCTTCTATTGCAGGGGCATTTCCTTTTGCAATTATCATGATTTTGATGTGTGTTTCACTTTATAAATCATTAAGGGAAGAGGAATTAAATAGTTAA